From the genome of Brevibacterium sp. JSBI002, one region includes:
- a CDS encoding iron chelate uptake ABC transporter family permease subunit, which yields MVPGPGGTRHRLRLRFSGARVAAALAAGAALGLSGTLVQASARNPLAEPGLLASPVEPGWVPSSSSPSSPAPGSDSSLRSASWAPWSPSPSSMGSHGGAE from the coding sequence GTGGTTCCAGGACCGGGCGGCACCCGTCATCGACTTCGCCTTCGATTCTCGGGCGCCCGCGTCGCCGCTGCCCTCGCCGCCGGTGCCGCGCTGGGACTCTCCGGCACTCTCGTCCAGGCCAGTGCGCGCAACCCTCTGGCCGAACCCGGCCTGCTCGCATCACCGGTGGAGCCGGGCTGGGTGCCGTCATCGTCGTCACCCTCATCCCCGGCGCCGGGGTCGGACTCGTCTCTGCGGTCGGCATCGTGGGCGCCCTGGTCGCCTTCGCCATCGTCTATGGGCTCTCATGGCGGGGCGGAATGA